In Kushneria marisflavi, the following are encoded in one genomic region:
- a CDS encoding Gfo/Idh/MocA family protein: MAQGRVRYAVVGGGEISQGAFMPGIAASDHSEMTALVTGDPKKAEVLGKRYNLKVYGYDDYETLLNSGEIDAVYIATPNFRHRQDTVPALSAGIHVLLEKPMATSIEDCQAMIEAAERGNAKLMIAYRLHHEPGTLEMIQHMREGTIGAPRTFSSQLTQDLNPKNHRALHGYWAGPVPDMGAYPINAVRHLFGAEPIEVSAMSDNTPGRDYTCDDSVTVSLRFPEGRLAQFFVSYATSGHNHLSVIGERGALMARPSYMFGPTVSIDYDLSVDGKTTTHSPGPVEQFGGQTDYFSHCILNDIDPEADGTEGLRDVRILEAIERALETGQPQTLEPLDYRERIRPDQVRRLTPVEPPEVVSVETISGD; this comes from the coding sequence ATGGCACAGGGAAGGGTGCGTTACGCCGTGGTCGGCGGTGGCGAAATTTCACAGGGCGCATTCATGCCGGGTATTGCGGCCAGCGATCACTCGGAAATGACGGCGCTGGTGACTGGCGACCCCAAAAAGGCCGAGGTGCTAGGCAAGCGCTACAACCTCAAGGTCTACGGCTACGATGACTACGAGACGCTTTTAAACTCCGGCGAGATTGACGCGGTTTATATCGCCACGCCCAACTTCCGTCACCGCCAGGACACCGTTCCGGCGCTGAGTGCCGGCATTCACGTGCTGCTGGAAAAGCCGATGGCGACCAGCATTGAAGATTGCCAGGCGATGATCGAGGCCGCCGAGCGCGGTAATGCCAAGCTCATGATTGCCTATCGACTGCATCACGAGCCGGGCACGCTGGAGATGATCCAGCACATGCGAGAGGGCACCATCGGTGCGCCGCGTACCTTCTCCTCGCAGCTCACTCAGGACCTTAATCCGAAAAACCATCGCGCCCTGCACGGCTACTGGGCCGGGCCGGTGCCCGACATGGGTGCTTATCCGATCAATGCCGTGCGCCATCTTTTCGGCGCCGAGCCGATCGAAGTCAGTGCCATGAGTGACAATACTCCGGGGCGTGACTACACCTGCGATGACAGCGTGACCGTCAGCCTGCGGTTTCCTGAAGGGCGGCTGGCCCAGTTTTTCGTCAGCTACGCCACCAGCGGCCACAATCATCTCTCGGTGATTGGCGAGCGCGGCGCGCTGATGGCAAGGCCCAGCTACATGTTTGGCCCAACGGTCTCGATCGACTATGACCTGAGCGTTGACGGTAAAACCACCACGCATTCGCCCGGTCCGGTCGAGCAGTTCGGCGGGCAGACGGACTATTTCTCCCACTGCATTCTCAATGACATCGACCCCGAAGCCGATGGCACGGAAGGGCTGCGCGACGTGCGCATTCTGGAAGCCATCGAACGGGCTCTGGAAACCGGTCAGCCACAGACGCTCGAACCGCTCGACTACCGTGAGCGCATTCGGCCGGATCAGGTCCGTCGACTGACGCCGGTCGAGCCGCCGGAAGTGGTCAGCGTTGAGACCATCAGCGGCGATTGA
- a CDS encoding zinc-dependent alcohol dehydrogenase family protein — MTAANAHVDMSINMPAPALRYHRFGSPLNVLHLEPRSDGPLARELMRVRMRCAPVNPSDLIPIAGAYRHRITPPLVAGHEGVGVVTEAYGPWQALEGRRVLPLRGPGTWQQSLDCNPELAIPVPDDIPDHVAARAWINPMTAMTMLQRWPVEGCDVLLTAAGSNCARLLAQWALCCGARSVTGICRSDHHREALTAMGVNVLDQKDHAAIDAAAARARRIFDAAGGRLADRLLAGMAPDGVFITYGLLSGVPISPHHMDARIRHFHLRDHIAGLDRYQWQESFKTLWALLRDIEMPATRDFRLTDWRQALIWHDRHPEVKPMLILS, encoded by the coding sequence ATGACGGCTGCCAATGCCCACGTCGACATGTCGATCAATATGCCGGCCCCTGCGTTGCGTTATCACCGTTTTGGCTCACCGCTGAACGTCCTGCACCTTGAGCCACGATCCGACGGCCCCCTCGCCCGGGAACTCATGCGCGTGCGCATGCGCTGTGCGCCCGTCAACCCTTCGGATCTGATCCCGATTGCCGGCGCCTATCGTCACAGGATCACCCCACCACTGGTGGCCGGACATGAGGGCGTAGGCGTGGTGACCGAGGCATACGGACCATGGCAGGCGCTTGAGGGGCGCCGGGTGCTGCCGCTCCGCGGCCCCGGCACCTGGCAGCAATCGCTGGACTGCAATCCGGAACTGGCCATCCCCGTGCCTGACGATATCCCCGATCATGTGGCGGCGCGTGCCTGGATCAATCCGATGACGGCCATGACCATGCTTCAGCGCTGGCCGGTCGAGGGGTGTGATGTACTCCTGACGGCCGCCGGCTCAAACTGTGCTCGCCTTCTGGCGCAGTGGGCGCTGTGCTGTGGCGCCCGCTCGGTGACCGGCATCTGTCGCAGCGACCATCATCGCGAGGCGCTGACGGCCATGGGGGTCAATGTACTGGACCAGAAGGATCATGCCGCCATTGATGCTGCCGCCGCGCGCGCCAGACGCATCTTTGACGCGGCCGGCGGCCGGCTGGCTGATCGACTGCTGGCCGGCATGGCGCCCGACGGCGTATTTATCACCTATGGCCTGCTCTCCGGCGTGCCCATCAGCCCGCACCACATGGACGCTCGCATACGTCACTTTCATCTGCGCGATCACATTGCCGGACTGGACCGTTATCAGTGGCAGGAAAGCTTTAAAACGCTCTGGGCACTGTTGCGTGACATCGAGATGCCGGCAACACGGGATTTCAGGCTTACCGACTGGCGTCAGGCATTGATCTGGCACGACCGTCATCCAGAGGTAAAACCGATGCTGATTCTCTCCTGA
- a CDS encoding PA0069 family radical SAM protein, which yields MSGGPIIGRGASGNLHHRFERIHIEAVDDGWWQDEAPASRATEVRQEHSRTAISRNQSPDMPFSSSLNPYRGCEHGCIYCFARPSHAYWDLSPGLDFETRLIARTNMAALLAEELARPGYVCEPLALGANTDPYQPIERQHQLSRQLLKVLLQHRHPLTITTRSALILRDLDLLTELARHRLVRVIISFTTLEPGLKRIMEPRAASPGTRLRVIRSLRAAEIPVGIITAPMIPMINDMELERLLKAGFEAGATSAGYTLLRLPLEVRPLFEQWLSEHFPERAEHVMSLIRQSRGGREYDNRFGHRLRGEGPFADLLAQRFRLAIRRLGLNRRREEERLDTTRFAPPHQQIDLF from the coding sequence GAGCGTATTCACATCGAGGCGGTGGATGACGGCTGGTGGCAGGACGAGGCGCCTGCCAGCCGGGCCACCGAGGTGCGCCAGGAGCATAGCCGCACGGCCATCTCGCGCAACCAGTCGCCGGACATGCCCTTCTCCTCCTCACTCAATCCTTATCGGGGCTGCGAGCATGGCTGCATCTACTGCTTTGCCCGGCCCTCGCATGCGTACTGGGACCTGTCGCCGGGGCTTGATTTTGAAACGCGCCTGATCGCCCGTACCAACATGGCCGCCCTGCTGGCCGAGGAACTTGCCCGCCCCGGCTACGTCTGCGAGCCCCTGGCGCTCGGCGCCAACACCGATCCGTATCAACCCATCGAGCGCCAGCATCAGTTGAGCCGACAGCTGCTCAAGGTGCTGTTGCAACATCGCCATCCGCTCACGATCACCACGCGCAGTGCGCTGATCCTGCGCGATCTCGATCTACTCACCGAGCTGGCCCGCCATCGGCTGGTACGGGTCATTATCAGCTTTACCACGCTGGAGCCGGGCCTCAAGCGGATCATGGAGCCCCGGGCCGCTTCCCCCGGCACGCGCTTGAGGGTCATTCGCTCGCTCCGGGCAGCAGAAATCCCTGTCGGCATCATCACCGCGCCGATGATTCCCATGATCAACGACATGGAGCTCGAAAGGCTCTTGAAGGCAGGATTCGAGGCCGGCGCCACCAGCGCCGGCTATACCCTGCTGCGCCTGCCCCTTGAAGTGCGTCCCCTGTTCGAGCAGTGGCTGAGTGAGCATTTCCCGGAGCGGGCTGAACATGTCATGAGCCTGATTCGCCAGTCGCGTGGCGGACGCGAATACGACAACCGCTTTGGCCACCGTCTGCGTGGTGAAGGTCCCTTCGCCGACCTGCTCGCCCAGCGCTTTCGACTGGCCATTCGCCGCCTCGGGCTCAATCGGCGCCGCGAGGAAGAACGCCTCGATACCACACGATTTGCGCCGCCCCATCAGCAGATCGATCTGTTTTAA